A portion of the Manihot esculenta cultivar AM560-2 chromosome 2, M.esculenta_v8, whole genome shotgun sequence genome contains these proteins:
- the LOC110609055 gene encoding phosphoserine aminotransferase 2, chloroplastic has product MASKLTSSPNSLLLQNPNRHHLLKPNSYTTTFSNFATQNKPSSIRCAATSTAPVSPIPATQDPEERVFNFAAGPATLPANVLKKAQAELYNWRGSGMSVMEMSHRGKEFLSIIQKAEADLRALLDIPEDYAVLFLQGGATTQFAMIPLNLCKPDDPVDYVVTGSWGDKAFKEAQKFCMPKVIWSGKSEKYTNIPAFESLEQNPDAKYLHICTNETIHGVEFNDYPTPKNGILVADMSSNFCSKPVDVSKFGLIYAGAQKNVGPSGVTIVIIKKDLIGNAQEITPVMLDYKIHAENNSLYNTPPCYGIYMCGLVFEDLLAQGGLTEVEKKNKKKAELIYNAIDESNGFYRCPVEKSVRSLMNVPFTLEKSDLEAEFIKEAAKEKMVQLKGHRSVGGMRASIYNAMPLAGVEKLVAFMKDFQAKHA; this is encoded by the coding sequence ATGGCGTCGAAACTTACTTCATCCCCAAACTCTCTACTCCTCCAAAATCCTAATCGTCACCACCTCCTTAAACCCAATTCCTACACCACTACCTTCTCTAATTTCGCCACCCAAAATAAGCCCAGTTCAATCAGATGTGCAGCCACATCAACAGCTCCAGTCTCGCCTATCCCTGCAACCCAAGATCCCGAAGAACGTGTCTTTAATTTCGCCGCCGGGCCAGCAACTTTACCTGCCAACGTCCTCAAGAAGGCCCAGGCGGAGCTCTACAACTGGCGTGGATCTGGCATGAGCGTAATGGAGATGAGCCATAGAGGGAAAGAATTTCTCTCTATTATTCAAAAGGCTGAGGCTGATCTCCGAGCTCTCTTGGATATCCCGGAAGATTACGCCGTTCTGTTTCTCCAGGGCGGCGCAACCACCCAGTTCGCCATGATTCCTTTGAATCTTTGCAAGCCCGACGACCCGGTTGATTATGTGGTTACTGGATCGTGGGGCGATAAGGCTTTCAAGGAGGCACAGAAGTTTTGCATGCCTAAGGTGATTTGGTCTGGGAAATCTGAAAAGTATACAAATATTCCAGCTTTTGAAAGTTTAGAGCAAAACCCAGATGCCAAATATTTGCATATTTGCACTAACGAGACCATTCATGGAGTAGAGTTCAATGATTACCCAACTCCCAAAAATGGGATTTTGGTGGCTGACATGTCTTCAAATTTCTGTTCAAAGCCTGTGGATGTTTCGAAGTTCGGTTTGATCTACGCTGGAGCTCAGAAGAATGTAGGGCCATCTGGGGTTACAATTGTGATAATCAAGAAAGATCTGATTGGAAATGCTCAGGAGATAACTCCTGTGATGCTGGACTACAAGATCCATGCAGAGAACAATTCACTCTACAACACCCCTCCATGTTATGGTATTTACATGTGTGGTTTAGTGTTCGAGGATCTTTTGGCACAGGGTGGATTAACAGAGGTTGAaaagaagaacaagaagaaaGCAGAATTGATTTACAATGCCATTGATGAGAGCAATGGGTTCTACAGGTGCCCAGTTGAAAAATCTGTAAGGTCATTGATGAATGTGCCATTTACACTTGAAAAGTCTGATTTAGAAGCCGAGTTTATCAAAGAAGCTGCTAAAGAGAAAATGGTTCAACTTAAAGGGCACAGGTCAGTGGGAGGCATGCGAGCTAGCATTTACAATGCAATGCCACTAGCTGGAGTGGAAAAGTTGGTTGCTTTCATGAAAGATTTCCAGGCAAAACATGCTTGA